The Bacteroidota bacterium genome includes a region encoding these proteins:
- a CDS encoding T9SS type A sorting domain-containing protein has translation MRLFLSVGLGVTLVLTSAAALHAQEVTWEYVGPVEGLAERLALAAGPTVATDTVFVAGGGTDLRRYPPGGPWSGALHSPALPAVDFVLTKEGYYLVESIPMDRSTDGGRTWLRGVYDSNQISCFLQTTLPVFAGAVLACRRIAALLRSDDAGATWSTLPITPISGEGTGSLWDFAEVPVSAKLPAGRLLAATNLGVVYSDDGAETWQTSNLWRRDAVRVLAHHKNPTHPFGGTIYASADAATAESPPALWASEDGGAAWAQRIVFDMPSYGYEGPYPPASLTVGDDGSIWMGLNEVAPGPDLGTLVRSEDGGTTWETVGTPPEEGGTDGWGGFAVNDLLIDRRGVLWAATDQGVYRTTTAVVAVASEESPPGKPAEAFELGAPYPNPTREAVTVPLMLAEAAAVHVAVYDLLGRQVALLHDGVLVAGSNALAFETTGLPAGVYVVRASVGDVTETRRVTVAR, from the coding sequence ATGAGGCTATTCCTCTCGGTCGGCCTGGGTGTGACGCTGGTGCTGACAAGCGCAGCTGCGCTGCATGCCCAGGAAGTCACCTGGGAGTACGTTGGCCCCGTTGAGGGCCTAGCGGAGCGCCTCGCGCTTGCAGCTGGGCCAACCGTTGCCACGGATACCGTCTTTGTGGCTGGGGGGGGCACGGATCTGCGACGCTATCCGCCAGGCGGCCCCTGGAGCGGGGCGTTACACAGTCCTGCGCTCCCAGCTGTGGACTTCGTTCTGACCAAGGAGGGCTACTACCTCGTCGAGTCGATTCCTATGGATCGCTCAACCGACGGCGGACGCACTTGGCTGCGGGGTGTCTACGACAGCAACCAGATCTCGTGCTTCTTGCAGACGACACTACCTGTCTTCGCAGGAGCCGTGCTTGCCTGCCGCCGCATCGCCGCGCTTTTGCGCTCCGACGACGCCGGGGCCACCTGGAGCACGCTGCCCATAACACCCATCTCGGGCGAGGGTACCGGTTCACTCTGGGACTTCGCCGAGGTGCCGGTGTCAGCGAAGTTGCCAGCGGGGCGGCTGCTCGCGGCCACGAACCTGGGCGTGGTCTACTCCGACGACGGCGCTGAGACTTGGCAAACCTCCAACCTGTGGCGGCGCGATGCCGTACGGGTCCTCGCACACCACAAGAATCCTACCCACCCTTTCGGGGGCACCATCTATGCCTCCGCCGATGCCGCAACGGCCGAGAGCCCCCCGGCGCTGTGGGCCAGCGAGGACGGCGGCGCGGCATGGGCACAGCGCATCGTCTTCGACATGCCGAGCTACGGCTACGAAGGCCCGTACCCGCCCGCTTCCTTGACGGTCGGTGACGACGGCTCGATCTGGATGGGCCTCAACGAGGTTGCGCCGGGCCCTGACCTGGGCACGCTGGTTCGGAGTGAGGACGGCGGGACGACGTGGGAGACGGTGGGGACGCCGCCAGAGGAAGGCGGGACAGACGGCTGGGGCGGGTTCGCGGTCAACGATCTGTTAATCGACCGGCGGGGCGTGCTGTGGGCGGCGACCGACCAAGGCGTCTATCGCACCACGACGGCAGTGGTTGCCGTGGCTAGCGAAGAGTCGCCGCCGGGAAAGCCCGCTGAGGCGTTCGAGTTGGGAGCACCGTACCCGAATCCCACACGGGAGGCCGTGACGGTGCCGCTCATGCTCGCCGAGGCCGCCGCAGTGCACGTAGCGGTATACGACTTGCTCGGGCGGCAGGTAGCGCTTCTGCACGACGGTGTGCTCGTAGCAGGCTCAAACGCACTCGCGTTCGAGACGACGGGACTGCCTGCGGGCGTCTACGTGGTGCGGGCGAGCGTCGGGGATGTGACGGAGACGCGGCGGGTGACGGTGGCGCGGTGA
- a CDS encoding T9SS type A sorting domain-containing protein, which produces MSITPLHAQEVIWEFIGPAPLPVDAIVLKNGTTPDGSADTLYATGSGSVELRRITSDDTWSESLKGRALTPDLLGLTAEGYLLTHANAIIDRSTDGGQTWELEVYRENRVSCFLQTTLPVFAGAVLACRRIAALLRSDDAGATWTTAPITPISGEGTGSLWEFAEVPVSEALPAGRLLAATNLGVLYSDDGAVTWQTSDLWRRGETYFLARHDDPAHAFGGPIYASAPAVTVEAPPSLWASEDGGATWEQRTVFDMASYGFREPYTRSPVVAGADGSVWMSLNQVGPNPNVGVMVRSSDGGHTWQTVGDTPEGDPGEGDGWGGFAANDLLIDRKGVLWAATERGVYRTTTSVVVVTAEEPLPGKPAEAFQLGAPYPNPTGETVTVPLALPEAAEARVVVYDVLGRVVAVLSDGPLEPGRHTFEMTTTTLAAGVYVVRAVSGQGVATQTFTVAR; this is translated from the coding sequence GTGAGCATTACTCCGCTGCACGCCCAAGAGGTCATCTGGGAGTTCATCGGGCCTGCGCCTTTGCCCGTTGATGCCATCGTGCTCAAAAATGGCACCACGCCGGATGGGAGTGCTGACACGCTCTATGCGACAGGAAGCGGATCTGTGGAACTCCGCCGCATCACCTCAGACGACACCTGGAGCGAATCGCTCAAAGGGCGCGCTCTCACACCTGATCTGTTGGGGCTCACAGCGGAAGGTTACCTCCTCACCCATGCAAACGCGATCATTGACCGTTCGACCGACGGCGGCCAAACCTGGGAATTAGAGGTATACCGCGAGAACCGGGTCTCGTGCTTCCTTCAGACGACGCTGCCGGTCTTCGCTGGGGCCGTGCTTGCCTGCCGCCGCATCGCCGCCCTCTTGCGCTCCGACGACGCAGGAGCCACCTGGACTACCGCTCCGATCACCCCCATCTCGGGCGAAGGCACCGGCTCGCTCTGGGAGTTCGCAGAGGTGCCCGTGTCCGAGGCGCTGCCCGCGGGGCGCCTGCTGGCCGCCACCAACCTAGGCGTGCTCTACTCCGACGACGGGGCCGTGACCTGGCAGACCTCCGACCTCTGGCGACGCGGCGAAACCTACTTCCTCGCCCGGCACGACGACCCGGCCCATGCATTCGGCGGCCCCATCTACGCCTCGGCTCCCGCCGTCACCGTAGAGGCCCCGCCGTCGCTGTGGGCGAGCGAGGACGGCGGGGCGACGTGGGAGCAACGCACGGTCTTCGACATGGCGAGCTACGGCTTCCGGGAGCCCTACACCCGCTCGCCCGTAGTCGCGGGTGCCGACGGGTCGGTATGGATGAGCCTCAATCAGGTCGGGCCGAATCCCAACGTCGGTGTGATGGTGCGCAGTAGTGATGGTGGACACACGTGGCAGACGGTAGGTGACACACCGGAGGGCGATCCTGGCGAGGGTGATGGCTGGGGTGGCTTCGCGGCCAACGACCTGTTGATCGACCGGAAGGGGGTACTGTGGGCAGCAACCGAACGGGGCGTCTACCGCACGACCACGTCAGTGGTAGTGGTTACTGCCGAGGAGCCGCTGCCGGGAAAGCCCGCTGAGGCATTCCAACTGGGAGCACCGTACCCGAACCCTACTGGTGAGACGGTGACCGTGCCACTGGCGCTGCCCGAGGCCGCTGAGGCACGCGTGGTCGTCTACGACGTGCTCGGTCGCGTCGTGGCCGTACTTAGTGACGGGCCGTTGGAGCCGGGGCGTCATACCTTCGAGATGACCACGACGACGCTCGCGGCGGGCGTCTACGTGGTGCGTGCCGTGAGCGGCCAAGGTGTCGCCACGCAGACGTTCACGGTAGCTCGGTAA